A window of Solanum stenotomum isolate F172 unplaced genomic scaffold, ASM1918654v1 scaffold3716, whole genome shotgun sequence contains these coding sequences:
- the LOC125852564 gene encoding probable protein phosphatase 2C 15, with translation MGSREERHRFDHDLVPLAALISRELRNEKMEKPTVRYGCAAQSKKGEDYYLMTTDCQRVQGNPSSTFSVFAIFDGHNGTAAAVFSRDHLLNHVLGAIPCGLGRDEWLHALPRALVAGFVKTDKEFQSKGQTSGTTATFVIVDRWTVTVASVGDSRCILDTQGGAVSELTVD, from the exons ATGGGGTCAAGAGAAGAGAGGCATAGATTTGATCATGATCTTGTGCCATTAGCAGCACTGATAAGCAGAGAATTGCGGAATGAAAAAATGGAGAAGCCAACTGTAAGATATGGATGTGCAGCTCAGTCTAAGAAAGGTGAGGATTATTATCTGATGACGACAGATTGCCAGAGAGTTCAAGGCAATCCTTCATCTACCTTCTCTGTGTTTGCG ATCTTTGATGGACATAATGGGACAGCAGCAGCAGTGTTCTCAAGGGATCATTTACTAAATCATGTTTTGGGTGCTATTCCTTGTGGACTCGGAAGGGATGAGTGGCTTCATGCTTTGCCTCGTGCACTAGTTGCAGGGTTTGTGAAAACTGATAAGGAGTTCCAGAGTAAAG GACAAACATCTGGAACTACAGCTACATTTGTGATAGTTGATAGATGGACTGTGACAGTTGCGTCTGTTGGAGATTCCCGCTGCATTTTGGATACTCAGGGTGGTGCTGTTTCAGAATTAACTGTAGAT